The Christiangramia forsetii KT0803 DNA segment GAAAAATTAAGCCTTGAAATTGCGAATAAGGCCCTTGAATTACCGGTCTGGGATTATAGATATTATCATATATTTTTAAGTATTGCCGAACAAAAAGAGGTTAGCACTGAATATTTACTCCATATTTTACAGGGAAAAGACAAGGAGGTAATCATTCCAAGATCAAATGCGGAAACAGGAGAATTAACCAACATCCTGTTGACAGATCAAACCGTAATCAAAAAGAATCGATGGAATATCCCGGAGCCACAGGATGGAATTGAGATCAAATCAGAAATGCTCGATGTGGTTTTTATCCCCTTACTCGCTTTTGATAAACAAGGACACAGAGTGGGCTACGGAAAAGGCTTTTATGACCGATTTCTAGCAAGCTGCAAGCCCGACATTGTTAAGATTGGACTGTCATTTTTTGAACCCGTAGAAGAAATCAAAGAGATCTTTAGCAGCGACATTCCGTTAAACTATTGTGTAACACCAGATAAGGTATATAAACTCAACCTTAAATAATTTTTGTAATGATAGAGTTTATACGTTATTTTTAACCGTACCAAATCACTTTAATGCTTAACGACCTACAGTTAAACAGTATTTTGCAGGATTTTGATATTGCCTACTGGAAAATTAATCTATTTTCCAAAGAGATATCATGGTCTGAGCATTTCAATGTTCTGGTTGGAAAACCTGAAATTGAAGAAGATAGATTTGAGTTCTTTATCAATCATATTCTACATTCCGATTACCGTTATGATTTTCGAATACATTTTGAAAAGCTGATCAAAGAAGAGGAGCCTTTCAGTTTTGAAATTAAACTAAAGCTTGACAATGGTAAATACCGGTGGTTTGAATGTAAAAACCAGAAAAGTAAGACGGCCAGTGAGTTCAAAGAAACAGCGGTTCTTCTATTTGTAAATATTCATCAAAGTAAAAGAGATCAATATACCATTGAAGA contains these protein-coding regions:
- a CDS encoding 5-formyltetrahydrofolate cyclo-ligase: MNKDDLRKKYKEHRLQLDDAEIEKLSLEIANKALELPVWDYRYYHIFLSIAEQKEVSTEYLLHILQGKDKEVIIPRSNAETGELTNILLTDQTVIKKNRWNIPEPQDGIEIKSEMLDVVFIPLLAFDKQGHRVGYGKGFYDRFLASCKPDIVKIGLSFFEPVEEIKEIFSSDIPLNYCVTPDKVYKLNLK